The window TATGTTTACCTGATGGAAATGAGAGTTTCTTTGCCTTTCCTAGCAAGCAGTCCTCACATGGCCCCATCTCTTCTATATCACGGACATTAATGAGCCCTTTCTTGACTAGAGCCCTTATAGTTCCTTCTGCAGGATGCCCCAACTTCAAATGCCAGCTCCCGATGTCCAGCTTTACAGAGTCATGAACCTCACCAGATATTGCAGTAGCTTGCAGGTAGTAGAGACTGCCAATTCTTTTAGCTAACATCTTCACTTCTTGGCCCTTACAAACCCTCATCCCtccattttcaaaaatgaacaAGTACCATTTTCTTTCAAGAGTGCCTAAGGAGACAAGGTTTCTCTTAACCTCTGGTATATATCTAACATCAGCAAGAACTCTCACCGAGCCATCATGCATCCTCATCTTGATGCTCCCAATTCCTCTAATGCTACATGTGTTGTTATTTCCCAATAGCACAGACCCTTCACACTCCATCATATCTAGAAACCAATCCTTATTAAGGCACATATGAAAGGAACAGCCTGAATCCATGATCCAAGAGCCTCGTTCACTCCTATCCATCACATTCATCACCTCACCTGCCTCATCCCCATCACTACTAATCACATTACTATGAGACTGATTTTCTGTAGCTTGCTTCTTCTTGAATGCACCAATGGCAAGAACGGGTCTCCTTAGATCTAGAAACCTCAGGCTTTGAgtctttcattttcttcttgaaCTTTTTCTTATGGAATTTCTTGATATTCAGGGATTCAGATGGACCCCTTCTGAAGCTCATTTGCCGTTAGAGCATAGTGAACTTCAGCCAATGTAATTGCTTTGTCACGGCCATAAAGAATCGCATCCCTCATCTGATCATGCGAATTTGGCGGAGCATTCAAGACCAGGATCGCCTTATCTTCATCGGTGATCTTGACATCAACAACCTCAAGATCATCAATAGACTTGGAGAAATCCTCTAACTGCTCAATAATAGATTTATCGTCGGTGAAGCTGTAGGAATATAGCCTTCTTTTCATACAGAGGCGATTGGCCAGAGATTTAGCCAAATAAACACCATCAAGCTTCTTCAAGATTGCAGATGCGGTGGTCTCCGATTGAACCTCGCGCAATACCTTATCTCCAAGGCATAAGATCACGACGCTATGAGCCGCTAACTGCATCTCTTCCAGCTTTGCCTGAGCCTTCTCATCAAGCGCAGGCGTCTTTCCTTTCTCGTCTGCATCCGCCGAAGTCAAGACGCTGCCAATCCTTGCTGTATCAATACGGCCCTCATCTTCATTTTCCATAAGCCATAATCATTCTTGCCCGTGAATTTTTCTGCCTCCAGCCTCCCTGCCATGACTTCAACATTGATGATCTCGCTTCCCACCGGAAGGCGCCAATTGTTGAAGAATTGAACGCTAGCTCAAGAAACACAACTTAGAAGCTTAGAtttttgagagagaagaacACATGATATACCGAAGGTAAAACGGAGCGTTTATTGATGGAGTTTTGTGAGGAAGTAACTAACTAACAATCAGCTAACAAAGCTCTACTTTATACTCTACTCAACTAGGTGAACAAGTGATCACCGTTCTGTTACAACTGAGAGAAAACTGCCAACACAACGGCTAGTTTCTCAACAAACTATTCTTGCTCCTCTAATCCGCTGCATGCTTCTCCACACTACGTTCCATGGACATCCTTGCGCTATGCTCAGTCACACCATAACAAGTATCACTCCTGTGTTCATGGTGCCGCCGGGGCTTAGTTCGTCCGGATTGATGTCGCCGCTTCAGGTTAATTTCATCGAATTTACCTTTTGCAATGCACATATATGTTACTGAATTTTGTACTTATATGTGGGATTTAGACTAATTTGTTGATGAATTGAAGACCtagaattgaaatttttatgaaaagatCAGGATAGGCCTAATACACCTAAAACCCTATAGATCACAAGatgaaaacatttttttaccGAAAATGGAACATGGAATCAccggaaaaggaaaagtagtAGTCTGTCTAAGTTACAATATGGGTGAAAAAAGAAACTGTTGTATCATGATGAGCTTGAGTCCACCTACTATCGTGTACTGAATGCGCTGCCGCCTTATAAGCTACACAATTTCCTTCATGAAAAATGTACGATAACCTAAACGCCTTATGCTCAACTGCTCAAGAAGGTGTGAAGTAACTTTGAATCTCCACACCATGTTGTTTCATTCTACTCACCATTTTATTCTAATTCCAGTAATGTTGTGATCAAAATGTTTGTCTGGGAATTTTGACTTCATGTTTCTTGCCTTGCTTGTGCTATTGCTATTCCAATTGCAAATATTGTTTTAGCCAACTTGACTGTTTGATTGTATTTGTGCTTATAGTCGAGCTAGAGCTGAACATTTCCATAGTTGTCATTTGGTGGAAATTGATCTTGTATGGATATTAATGTTTGTGGTTTTAGTCTGTCATATAAAAGCACACATCTTGACACATTTTACTAGgaagtttataatattagttataatcaagtcatcttcttcctcaaaCTCATCTAAGTAAACCATTGTccgggtcttgttaggttgagattttttagcttaattgagaaatgagatgcaatatcagccactcatttcaAAATGTCAATGACAAATAGATTATGTATcgtcatttcatttcaatagtcagaatatcgaatgtcaacaactcgtattaaaatgtcaacaacaaaaaaataagacttataattcacatatcaatagcgagaatataaaatgtcaacaactcgtattaaaatgtcaacaactaacaaataacacttataattcacatatcaatagccagaatatcaaaCGTCAACAACtcaattaaaatgtcaacaactctaTGAATCCAATGGAAGAAGTAATTAAGAAACGAGGCAGAGACGAAATGGAAACGGAGACGGAGGCGGAGGAGATTGACTCGCCGGAGGTGAAGCGGGTGAGGGAGGATCTGCTGGACGAAATCGACGAGGATTCCGATCTCCGCACTTCCTTCCACGAGCTCGACTCATTCATGAAGAGCTTCGAGGAGGAAATCACTGCATCTCCATTCCGATCACGGATCCGGAGCGGCCGAGGAAGGAATCGTTTAATCGGCGTCGGATTGCGGCGAATCTGGAGGGGTTGAGGAAGGAATCATCGAATTGGCGTCGGATTCCGGTGAATCGCGACCGGATCTAGGCTATCTGCTCGAGGCATCGAACGATGAGCTAGGGATTCCACCCCCGGCGGCGTCTCCGGCGAGGAAGGAGCTGGTGACGGTCGAATTGCAGCGGCGATGAGAGATGGAGgaggagagaaagagaaagaaggaaGGTGAAAGGAGAAAACTAGAGGATGGCGACAGTGGTGGTGACGGTGCAGTGTGCCACCGACGGAGATCCGTGAAAGAGAGGTAGATGAAGATGGAGGACCGATTAGTGGTAGTGATTtggaaaaaagggaaattcgagaagaagagagagatggtTGGTGCAGAGAACAAAAGGGATGCGAATTACTATTATGCCCTTtcgtaattaattaaactaaaaatattttttgtgtagcaaaatctggacctctcatttaataaaaatgagtggctgatattacatctcatttctcaattaccctaaaaaatctcaattgatcatagACCACCattgttcttcattttattctctGTAATTTTCGACTTCTTGATTCATTTCAGCCCCtcttattattcaatttttgatgATTTAGTCTCCAATATCGTTAATTTGGTGAGGGCTAGagataaatttcaaaattttaatcattttcgaaatagaaaaaatcccaaaaaatattttgggtaGGTGCTTAAGCCGTCTCCCATTTGTACGTGTGTCCGCCAATTTTATCTATTACTCTATATGTCCCATCATAAGCGACAcgtattctttttttggaATGTCTCACCTAAAATAagtcacttttatttttggaaaaataatacaattattCTAGGttagtttattatatttcctactttgaattttttttaattatctactttattcactctcatattctattatctttttactcttttattttattctctcatactctattattttatttgatttctctaaacatcattttttaaattccatgttaaaaaaaacatcataCTCCACTTATGATGAGACAAATGGAGTatctatttttctaattttgaacaTTCAATATACCATCTAGCACTTAGATATATTTTCTCGTGCACTTTTCCAagttctctcatctttttggCAAGAGAGAACCATTTTCTATTTGGAGTCGAGTTCGTTTATGGTGTCGTAGGAGTGAAGAAACACTTGTAATCTTTAGTAATTCTTATGTCTAGGGAGTAGTTTTGACTCTTGTGTGAATTACTTTCTTGTATTTATTGCTTTGAAATATTTGAGGCCTTTGTGTTTATTGTGTTAGATAGATGGTTATTTTGCATTTACTATTAgtttttgttgctattttgatttgttacTTGAGTTTGTTAGAATTTAATGCTTGTTCTTCTTGTTTATTAGCACTAGTTGAGTTCATGTCGTAGGTGAGAAAGAAGTTTGTTTGGGGgttaaaattactactccctcggtccctaaagagtatgaacttGGGTTCAGCATGGGTTTAATAAATAaggagaaaagtaagagagagataaaagataatggaaaaaatgttagtggagagtggggttcatattattataatggtATAAGTGTTAATGGTAAttgtataagttgtaaataaaatgatgtgtaggggtagtatgttgtttgaatttttcaaaattagaaagttcatactctttagggacggacgaaaaaggaaatagttcatactctttggggatggagggagcattaaaattcattgaGTGTTTTCGGAACGACACGAAAACTGCTTCAACATAAATAGTATAGAATTGTGTGCGAGAAATGGATAATGAGATAAACAATCAGAGGATGagtaatagaaaattagataAAGAGCATAGTATTGAAACTGATTTTAGTAGTAATactaatttatgtatttatggaattaaataactatttctttataacaaaatgcatataattgaaattgattttaaataatataatataaaatatttatatatttatggaattaaagaaataatttacatttttaaaatatacaaattattctttatgattacataataaaattatttatacaaaattaatagctATATaagattatataaaattacaagagagaattaacattaaaaattctttatgattatataataatattagagTATTAGCTATAagttatactataaaattacttgagaaattaaaatctaaagaCGCATTGAAAATTTCTAGTAGTAAAATTGCAAACAAAGGGAGTCAAGCTCGGTTCAATTGGATTTGTGCATGGGTTTAATGCCAACTCCGCTACTGATTCTTTTGTTAAATGTTGCATTCACGTAACTTTTATGGGTAAAATACGAACGGCTAGGGGCCAAGGACCCCCTGGCCCCACCATAGCTCCGCCAGTAGTGATTGTGTTCATCGAAAATTTCAGTTGCATAGTTTAAATTTTGCTGAATTAAGACACCGTTGTTGTGTAATGAAGTCGAagctaattttaattttagggaCAGAACTAAATGTTCATACCTTTTATGGAGGgatgacttaattaattgtacCTCTAGCTTGTTATAATAGCCATGGGAATTGCTCACTTAGTCACTTGTGCTTTTGTCGAATAGATGTGAGAATTGAGATCACTTTTTGTCCCAGAGCCTGAAAATAAAAGTAGGTAGTTTATCTCtttgtttataaaattctATTAGTTCACGCTTCCCATGCCCGTAGATTATTTCCACTCCTCTATTTAagtctttttattttgtctcaTCTCCTTTTCCCATCTTTTCAGTTTACTTTATGTACATCATGTATGAAGTCAACTAGAGGTGGCCAAACCAAATCGGACCgtcggttaaccgccggtttccaaccggcggttcggaaccggaaccggaaccggacgGTTCGAAATCCGGTTACACGTTTTTTACGGTTCGGTTACGGTTCAAAAAATATGCAACCGGAACCgacggttaaccgccggttcggaaccgccggttaaccGGAAATATGTAGCCGTTCGCCGGTAGGTTCGTAGGGTTGCAGGTGTAGGTCTGAAAAAGGtaggttaaccgccggtttgtgtcggaaaaccggcggtttgtgtcagaaaaccggcggtttctaacacaaaaccgccggttcccgACAGTTCAGGGCTAGGGTTCAGGCGTAGGGTTTAGGGTTGCAGCGTAGGGTCTGAAAAGGTGtcggaaaccgccggttttcagtcagaaaccggcggttttcgaccgttttcaaattttgaatttcaaattatttttttttttaatatcagatttttccccatttttatctataaatacccccttaTTCATCACTTCTACTCACCTCATTCTTGTGTTAACAAGGATTTCTTTCTCAATCTCTAATTCTCTATTCTCTAcctcattctctcaatttgctctctacttgtttacctaagttgttcatcaattttcataatttgctCTTTATATTAGTTACAACTTGTTCAACtacattactataaaaaaaatatgtcttCTTCTCGTGGTGGTGGTGACCGTGATCGACGGGGCAAAGGAATTGCAGAAGATCAATCTACCCTTCCGAAAAAATCACGACGACCTACTCGTCGAGAAATTTTGGTAGAGGTTTCCCATGCTGAGGCTGTTCGCTTACAAGtaagttataaaatattttgtatattattttttttatacataacttaataagtttgagttcatgatttttctatgttcatcttctaaattctaattcgTAAATCgtacatatactactatttgtaGATGGAAGAAGATCGTCGTGCAGCTGCAACCATTGCACTAGCCCAATTGGGTGGTCATGGCGCGGTTGGCGCCGAATCCGATGCTGATAATGACATCTCGGTTCATGATTACGATATTGATGACGTTAATGTTAATCTGAACGATGATAATGAGGACAGTGACGGTGACCACGAAAATGAGGAAATGCCCCCCCCCCCTTCACAAGACGGCCGCGgagaaaaatctaaatataaatcTGATATATTTGTGAAACATTTCAAAAAGGTCCCAATAGTTTCTACCACTAATGAAGTGCCGATATTTTTTATGGCATATTGTAACTACTGcaccaaaaaatacaaattcaagaaGTCCGGGGGATATGGCTCTCTCATCCGTCACATGCAGACGATTCATCCCGAACTATATGGGCATAGCGCTAGTCAAACCCAACTCAACTTCCAAAGTGCGAGTGCCCATGGCTCCGCCTCCGGTTCGTCTCAAACAGGTACGCCGTCCTCCGCTCTTTTAAGATATGATCATAAGCATACTACTGACGTTATGGCTAAATTTGCTGTCATGCATCATCTTCCTTTTGGTATTTATGATAATCAAGATTACGAAGATTCGATGAAAGAGTGTTATAATTGAACTCAAAAAGACTACCTAGAACTAGTATTCAACGATATaccaaaaatcaatattatgaaatgaaaaaagatttaTCACAATATTTGAGTAACTTGGGACACAAAGTGAATATTTGCTCTGATGTATGGACTGACGCTTTCCAAAAGCATGCATACATGGGAATTACGGTTCACTTTATGGACAATAGTTGGTCTTTGAACAAAcgtttaattgcttttagAGATTTTCCTACACCACACACTGCAAATGCAAttgcttttttaattattcaagttttgaatgaatatcAATTATGCAATAAGGTGTTTTCTATTGCTTTTGATAATGCAACTGCTAATACTGCAAGTATTAGCGACTTGATTGATGTGTGCTCTCCGATTATCGATAgtaaatattttcatcaaagatgTGTATGTCATATTTTGAACTTATGTGTACAAGATGCGCTTTCTTTATGGCAAAAACATGTTGATCCTATTAGAAATGCAGTTAGAGCGATCCATTTCAAGCTTGGCAAGActtggaaaaaatattgccGTAACAAGAACATCAGGTATACAACTTTTATAATGGATGTGTCTACTAGATAGAACTCTACATATGATTGCCTCAATTCTACTTTGGAGCATAAAGATGCTTTGTGCGATTTTTTTAGAACTAATCCCTATGGTGATATAGTTCTTACGCCTAATTGTTGGGACCAAAGCATGAGTTTATGTCAATTGTTCAAAGCTTTCAAATGCGCGACCGTTGAATTATCGGGTGTTTACTATTGCACATTTGTTCGTGTGTTAGACCATTGCATGTATATAGCACTTGGTTTTAAAACATGCATGAAAAATGCTAGATCTCGTGAGTTAacgtgtgttttattttatatgattgaaaaatggttgaagtATTTTAGTGAAATTCCAACTGTGTTTTTAATTGCTAAGTGCTTGGAtccgaaatggaaattagCTAGCACAACTAAGATCTTAGATttctattatcaaaatttgcgTTCTATTGATCTTAGTCCACTTCAAAATTTGCcttatgatgatgatgaaacCTCGAGAGTTTTTGAACTAACCATTCCTGATAGATCACTTGTTCAAGCTCAATTTGAAAGTAGTTTGCGTACTCTCTTTGCcgaatatgaagaaaagtatAACCGTACCCACCAAATTCGTCCACGTACACAACTTGCTCCTCAACCGCAGCAATACGGCGGTTTTGGTTTTGCTTATGATGACCCCGGTGCTCAATCACAATTAACCGACTTATATGGCTACGGCACAGGCTCAAGTTCAAGGTCCAACTCAATGGGATCGGTAAGCGAGgtagatttttatttggaagcaCGCCACCATACTTTTAGTGATGCAGGTCCTACACCCGCCCAAATCGACGTCCTAGAGTGGTGGGGAACACACGAGAAAGGTTATCCCATACTTGCGTCAATGGCTAAGGAGATCTTTGCAGTCCCGGCTTCCACCGTAGCCGTCGAGTCCGCTTTCAGTGTTGGAGCATGTGTCTTGGACATGAGAAGAAGCAAACTCTCCGCGAGAAATATGGAAGCTGTGATGTTACTTGATGATTGGGGAAAAGCTGCAAAAAGAGCGCAAGAACCAGATTGGGATGCTCGTGAAGAGAGTGAGGAAACCTTCACCGACACCGAGGATGAAGGTGGAGAATGAAGGCCAACCGTCGTCAACCGCCAACCAACAAGGTAAGCAAGGTAAGAGAACTACGTGGACTTTGATTCCTCAATGCAATTGAGCATTAAGGATACGTAGGCacctcaacttaaattttaaatttaagttgagctcaagtccttttccttttatttctttttttttctaattgtttcaactttacttttaatatgttttttttaaattgtaattttgtatttaaattttaaattcaagtgtattgttgtattttgtaacttgtaattgtaatattgtattgtagaaatttacattcaaagtttcaaatcaataaaattgcaattctttATCGTTATCAATTCTCTTTGGATTTTACTATAGAATtgcaataaaagttataactctaagatttaaaaaaacaaaaaattaaccGGAACCGCCAGAACCGGtgaaaaaccggcggttagtaaccggaaccggaaccggcggtaaccggcggttaaaccggaaccggataaCCGGTATCcgggccggttacggttcacGCTATTgacgaaccggaaccgccggttttcaaACCGTGGCCACCTCTGAAGTNNNNNNNNNNNNNNNNNNNNNNNNNNNNNNNNNNNNNNNNNNNNNNNNNNNNNNNNNNNNNNNNNNNNNNNNNNNNNNNNNNNNNNNNNNNNNNNNNNNNTCAACGATAGAAGATTCATCCTCGAAATAGTTACTGTCATGCATAGAGTTATTAACTGCTCCTTCACCATGACCAGAAGCGCCGGGAACCCATCTGCATTTCATGTTGTAGTGCCCAATCTTTTTCCAGTATACATTAAGTTCTTGCAGAGCTTTGAGAACTTCTGTCATTATCTCACGTGGATGGGCTCGAGACTACAGAGAAGCCAAAATGAtggaagtatcatatcaaactaagagaaattgaattcgttttttttttcacttttatgcccaaaatcgaaaaaatattagattgtCAAAATTGTTCTTCTAAGAACATTTAAGGATTTTAAACCAGCTTATAGAAAATCTCTGTTTCACGGGCCTATTTCCTTTCAAGAATGAAATACAAAGAGAACCATGCCAACTCACCTGCAGTCCAAGTGCCCATTTCCTCTCAGATGGAAATTGCCTTTCCCCAAATTGTTGATAATCGATAGCTCCAGGAGATCGTTGCCCGGCAGGAGAGGCTACACTTTCACTTGGATTAGTTGAATGATATCCGTGTTCCTACACAATTAAGAATTACTCAGAACATAAAcctaaaggaaaaaaatatactcatcagaaaatcaaaatctgGAGATcagaaaaacacaaattacAAGCCCATGAAATTGGAAACTGGATTTTTATGTAAGCCAAAGCTAAGTGAGAGCGTACCACAGTTTCTTGGAATTCAGATCCAAGGTAGCCACCAGAAACACGGAACCTGTTGTCCAGCAGCAGATAGTACGTAACAGTACCCTGAAACACAGTCGAGATATAAGAAAGCTTGAACATAAAGGATGACTAGGCTACAGCCATATGCTGACCTCATTTTGAACTCTGTTTTGAATAGAATCGAGAAGTCCATTCCTGTCGAATCCCATATTAACCACTTCCTGAAGAATCTCTTCGTCAATCTGCCCGTAATagacataaaaatcaaatttctgTTACGATATGATAGCATGCAGCCACAGAGCAATGGAATCAGATAATAAACATGATGTCTGGAACATTCATGGGatgaaaattataactttCAACTTGCGGAAAAGACCTAATACTGGTAGAATCACTAAAagacataaaacaaaaactcaGAAATATTCAGTCACTGTCGTTATGTTCCTAGATTAGCATATGTGTACCAAGAAACATCATGCATACGatataaat is drawn from Salvia hispanica cultivar TCC Black 2014 chromosome 6, UniMelb_Shisp_WGS_1.0, whole genome shotgun sequence and contains these coding sequences:
- the LOC125195138 gene encoding uncharacterized protein LOC125195138, which produces METETEAEEIDSPEVKRVREDLLDEIDEDSDLRTSFHELDSFMKSFEEEITEGIIELASDSGESRPDLGYLLEASNDELGIPPPAASPARKELVTVELQRR